The Methanobrevibacter olleyae genomic interval CTCTGGATTTGGACCAAATGCAGATGCTCCTTGGTTATGGGTTGCAGATTTCAATTACTGTTATTTTGTAAAGAATGATATTGATATGGGTCCAAAACCAGTCATGGGTCAAGATTATATGCAAAATATTTGTGAATGGAAACGTACTAATTCGACTGAATAATATTATATTTTTTTTATTTTTTTTTAAAGAGGTTGGTCACGAATATTTTATATTCGATAAAAAGTTCAAAAATCAATAATTTTTTAAATTTATAAAAATCTATTAAAATTAGACAAATTGAATTTAAAATTAGGACTCATCCTCTTTTAAATATATTTAATTGATTTTTTAAGAGTTGATATTATGGATCAGTATATGATGCGTTTTATTAGGAATAAACTTATTCACTTTATTGTTTTAATGGTTGTTGTTTCGATTTTTAGTTTTTTACTTTTGGATCTTTCACCAATTGATCCTGTTAACGCATATTTAAAACAAACTCCTGTAACTCCTGCTCAAAGAGCATTATTAGAACAATATTGGGGTGTAGGTCAACCTATAACAACTAAAATATTTAATTGGTTTAGTAATTTTATTCAAGGAAATCTTGGAAATTCATTAATTTTTAGAAAACCTGTAGCTGATGTTATATTTGAAAAATTCACTGCTTCTTTAATATTAATGTTTTTATCATGGATTGTTAGTGGAGTATTAGGTTTTATTTTAGGTGTTTTAGCTGGTAAAAATAAAGGGTCATGGATTGATAAATGTGTTAGGGTTTATTGTTATATTTTACAATCTGCACCTTCTTTTTGGATTGGATTACTTGTACTTGTTGTATTTTCGGTAGAATTAGGATGGTTCCCGGTTGGTTTAGGTGTTCCAATTGGTGTATCAAGTGATAATGTAACGATATGGCAATGGATGGCACGACTTGTATTACCAACTCTTACACTTAGTATGGTTGGTGTAGCATCAATTGCATTGTATACTCGTAATGAGTTATTAAATGTACTTTCGTCTGATTATGTTTTATTTGCTAGATCTAGAGGCGAAGATGGATGGGATTTAATTGAAAGACACGGTATAAGAAATATATTATTACCTGCATTAACGTTACAATTTTTGAATTTTAGTGAATTGTTTGGAGGTGCAGTTCTTGTAGAACAAGTATTTTTATATCCAGGTATTGGACAAACTGCCGTTGCTGCAGGGCTTCAAAGTGACGTGCCCTTATTGTTAGGAATTGTTGTAGTAAGTGCAGTATTTGTATTTGTTGGAAATTTAATTGCAGATATATTATACTACTTTGTTGATCCTCGTATTAAGGAGAATGAGATATGATGTTTAAAAGGAAAGTTGATGATAATAAGCCATGGTTTGTATATAATGCTAACTTAAGAACTAAAACATTAGTAATAATTGGAGTATCATCACTATTTTTATTAGCTATTTTAATAAGTAGCATGCTAATTGACACATCTGCTTTATCGACAGATTTTTCACAATTTAATCAGTTTCCTTCATTTGAACATATTTTTGGTACTGATTGGATGGGTCGTGATATGTTTACACGAACAGTTGCAGGGCTAGGATTAAGTATGGGTGTTGGTGCTTTTGCATCTATAATAAGTACCGCTGTAGCTATAATATTAGGTTTATTTTCTGGAGTTAATAGATTACTAGATGAGTTTGTAGCTGGAGTGATTGATCTATTTTCAGCTATTCCTCATATATTACTTATTATTCTTTTATCAATTTCTGTTGGTGGAGGATTTTATGGAGTAATTATAGGTGTTGGTTTAACTCATTGGACACCATTAGCACGTATTTTAAGGGCTGAAGTAAAACAAATACAAACAACTGAGTTTATTAAAATGGCTGAACAACAAGGTAAATCTAAATTATGGATTGCAACAAAACATATGTTTCCGTTGGTAGTTTCACAAATTATTGTTGGGGTTATATTGATGTTTCCTCATGCAATTATGCACGA includes:
- a CDS encoding ABC transporter permease; the protein is MFKRKVDDNKPWFVYNANLRTKTLVIIGVSSLFLLAILISSMLIDTSALSTDFSQFNQFPSFEHIFGTDWMGRDMFTRTVAGLGLSMGVGAFASIISTAVAIILGLFSGVNRLLDEFVAGVIDLFSAIPHILLIILLSISVGGGFYGVIIGVGLTHWTPLARILRAEVKQIQTTEFIKMAEQQGKSKLWIATKHMFPLVVSQIIVGVILMFPHAIMHEAGITFLGFGLSPHEPAIGIILAESMQYLSNGAWWLAFFPGLSLLIIVLLFDLIGEYVHMLLDPVEAQK
- a CDS encoding ABC transporter permease, with the translated sequence MDQYMMRFIRNKLIHFIVLMVVVSIFSFLLLDLSPIDPVNAYLKQTPVTPAQRALLEQYWGVGQPITTKIFNWFSNFIQGNLGNSLIFRKPVADVIFEKFTASLILMFLSWIVSGVLGFILGVLAGKNKGSWIDKCVRVYCYILQSAPSFWIGLLVLVVFSVELGWFPVGLGVPIGVSSDNVTIWQWMARLVLPTLTLSMVGVASIALYTRNELLNVLSSDYVLFARSRGEDGWDLIERHGIRNILLPALTLQFLNFSELFGGAVLVEQVFLYPGIGQTAVAAGLQSDVPLLLGIVVVSAVFVFVGNLIADILYYFVDPRIKENEI